In a single window of the Verrucomicrobia bacterium CG1_02_43_26 genome:
- a CDS encoding sigma-54-dependent Fis family transcriptional regulator — MAFEKIIVLDDELFIRKSLEEQLRKKKYTVATASTIEQARKYLSKDNFDLIFVDVRLPDGDGRELLEELSQVPDSPMVVIMTGFGTIESAVECMRKGAFDYLIKPFSLDAIEVILDKAENYNRLIRVNQFYNKELQSDSTIIGESKAMVRLKEMVKKVAATEATVLITGENGTGKELVAQDLYRLSSRDKQPFIKVNCAAISETLMESEFFGHEKGAFTGASQRREGRFELANQGTILLDEISEISLHLQAKLLRVLQEREFERVGGNQTIHVDVRVIATTNRNLLEQVKHDRFREDLYYRLNVFPIEVPPLRDRGDDVLLLADEFLGKFSQKHNLTIPGYTKEALSVLRAHTWPGNVRELQNTIERAVILSENNKPVQANSLGLTLQVGQSKAPIFSEMPEEVSATGQQLPLKEMEREYIASILKSTDNNVTQAAEILDLSAKELRAKLKSYGLANEKVVASS; from the coding sequence ATGGCTTTTGAAAAAATTATAGTCCTCGATGACGAGCTGTTTATCCGCAAAAGTTTGGAAGAACAGTTGCGTAAAAAGAAATACACCGTCGCAACCGCTTCTACCATCGAGCAAGCTAGAAAGTACTTATCCAAAGATAACTTTGATCTCATTTTTGTGGATGTGCGCCTTCCCGATGGTGACGGCCGAGAGTTGTTAGAGGAGCTTTCCCAAGTGCCCGATAGCCCTATGGTTGTTATCATGACAGGTTTTGGCACGATAGAATCCGCTGTCGAGTGTATGCGCAAGGGGGCGTTCGATTATCTCATAAAACCATTTTCGTTGGATGCCATTGAGGTCATTCTCGATAAGGCTGAAAATTATAATCGTCTCATTCGTGTAAACCAATTTTACAACAAGGAGCTCCAAAGCGATAGTACCATCATTGGCGAAAGTAAGGCCATGGTTCGGCTGAAGGAGATGGTCAAAAAGGTCGCGGCAACAGAGGCAACGGTTTTGATAACGGGTGAAAATGGCACCGGAAAAGAGCTTGTGGCTCAGGATCTTTACAGACTGAGTTCCCGCGATAAACAGCCTTTTATTAAGGTTAATTGCGCGGCTATCTCGGAAACGTTAATGGAAAGTGAGTTCTTTGGGCACGAAAAGGGGGCTTTTACAGGCGCGTCTCAGCGTAGAGAGGGTAGGTTCGAGCTCGCTAATCAGGGGACTATTTTGCTAGACGAGATCAGTGAAATCTCGCTACACCTTCAGGCTAAACTTTTGCGTGTTCTTCAGGAGCGTGAGTTTGAGCGGGTAGGGGGTAATCAAACAATCCATGTCGATGTGCGGGTCATCGCAACCACAAATCGTAATTTGCTGGAGCAGGTCAAGCATGATCGCTTTCGTGAGGACTTATACTACCGTCTCAATGTCTTTCCCATAGAGGTTCCTCCGCTGAGAGATCGCGGAGACGATGTCTTGTTGTTGGCCGATGAGTTTCTTGGAAAATTTTCTCAAAAACACAACCTCACGATTCCGGGTTACACCAAGGAGGCCTTGAGTGTTCTCCGAGCCCACACTTGGCCGGGTAATGTGCGTGAGCTTCAAAATACCATCGAACGCGCTGTCATTTTATCGGAAAACAATAAACCGGTGCAGGCAAACAGCTTGGGGCTTACGTTGCAGGTAGGTCAATCTAAGGCTCCAATTTTTTCCGAGATGCCTGAGGAGGTTTCCGCGACAGGCCAACAACTTCCTTTGAAGGAGATGGAGCGTGAGTACATTGCGTCCATTCTTAAAAGCACGGATAATAATGTCACTCAGGCTGCCGAAATCCTCGATCTCTCAGCAAAGGAGCTGCGCGCAAAATTAAAATCCTATGGCTTGGCTAATGAAAAAGTGGTTGCGTCTTCATGA
- a CDS encoding response regulator has product MRLKILTVDDSKAVRIIVKKAFVNYDVTIIEAANGVEGLAAASKEVPDLILLDVTMPIMDGVEMLTKIKSDSNLKAIPIIMLTAEAGRENVLKIAKIGIRDYIVKPFKEDVLIEKVSRVVNIRLSDSQKVKQKTIDDVCNILVVDDKPVIVKQMEDYFAGSPWKVTSASTTGEALDKCQGLTPDLIIINLALPEEGAFNLFRILRSNLKTKYVPVFGLAVKTAMAEQQQAQQTGFTAIVAKPIDFEDLENKIAKSLKLDTSPRYFKTEGSLLIIRFPKSMSPIAVSAMNHYLTPKISEAVDAGLSRAIFDIHELNNIDVETIKILLQAMEICNELTLPFAMVGTPALAEQCQSYEESKDWTFFNSIDDAKENLVSA; this is encoded by the coding sequence ATGCGTTTGAAAATTCTCACAGTTGATGATTCCAAGGCCGTACGAATTATCGTTAAGAAGGCCTTCGTGAACTACGATGTCACTATCATAGAGGCTGCTAACGGTGTGGAGGGGCTTGCTGCGGCAAGTAAGGAGGTTCCGGACCTCATTCTTCTGGATGTTACCATGCCTATTATGGATGGCGTGGAAATGCTCACGAAGATTAAGTCGGATAGCAATCTCAAGGCAATTCCCATCATCATGCTCACTGCAGAAGCAGGTCGGGAAAATGTGCTTAAAATTGCAAAAATCGGCATTCGGGATTACATCGTAAAGCCTTTTAAGGAGGATGTGTTGATCGAAAAGGTGAGTCGCGTGGTCAATATACGTCTTTCTGATAGCCAAAAGGTTAAACAAAAAACAATTGATGATGTTTGCAACATTCTTGTCGTGGATGATAAGCCGGTCATTGTTAAACAGATGGAGGATTACTTTGCGGGAAGCCCTTGGAAGGTTACTTCAGCCAGTACAACGGGCGAGGCATTAGATAAGTGCCAAGGTCTGACTCCGGATTTGATTATTATAAACTTGGCGCTTCCAGAGGAGGGCGCGTTTAATCTTTTTCGTATCCTACGCTCTAATCTCAAAACAAAGTACGTTCCTGTATTTGGTTTGGCGGTTAAAACAGCTATGGCGGAACAACAGCAAGCCCAGCAAACAGGTTTTACGGCCATCGTCGCTAAACCAATCGATTTCGAGGATCTGGAAAATAAAATTGCTAAATCGCTTAAGCTGGATACGTCTCCTCGATACTTTAAAACAGAGGGTAGTCTGCTCATTATCCGATTTCCAAAAAGTATGTCGCCGATCGCAGTGAGTGCGATGAACCATTATTTGACGCCTAAAATTTCCGAAGCGGTCGACGCAGGGTTAAGTCGTGCTATATTCGATATCCATGAACTCAATAACATTGATGTCGAAACCATAAAGATCTTGCTTCAGGCAATGGAGATTTGTAATGAGCTCACATTGCCGTTTGCCATGGTGGGTACGCCTGCCCTTGCTGAGCAATGTCAGTCCTATGAGGAGTCCAAGGATTGGACTTTCTTTAATAGTATCGATGATGCTAAAGAAAATTTAGTGAGCGCGTAA